The proteins below come from a single Rosa rugosa chromosome 2, drRosRugo1.1, whole genome shotgun sequence genomic window:
- the LOC133730026 gene encoding protein PYRICULARIA ORYZAE RESISTANCE 21 translates to MGEKEKVTIMILKVDLQCEKCYRKVKKVLCKFPQIRDQMYDEKNNLVIIQVVCCSPEKIRDKLCYKGGGAIKSIEIKVPEKPKPKEPEKPKDQKPKEPEKPKEKPKEPEKPKEQPKEPEKPKEKPKEPEKPKEKPKEPEKLKVAPPAVIVNPCCMECYGRHPGGPCQTGYGYGGPAPYIEYDGYYGRPVYDSYGGGRNYTTSYCVTRPDCFSEENPQACAIM, encoded by the exons GTGACGATAATGATTCTGAAGGTGGACCTTCAGTGTGAAAAATGCTACAGGAAGGTCAAGAAAGTTCTCTGTAAATTCCCTC AAATACGAGACCAGATGTACGACGAGAAGAACAACCTGGTGATCATCCAAGTGGTCTGCTGCAGTCCTGAAAAGATCAGGGACAAGCTATGCTACAAAGGAGGTGGCGCCATTAAGAGCATCGAGATCAAAGTGCCCGAGAAGCCCAAGCCAAAGGAGCCGGAGAAGCCTAAAGATCAGAAACCCAAGGAGCCGGAGAAGCCTAAAGAGAAACCAAAGGAGCCGGAGAAGCCTAAAGAGCAACCAAAGGAGCCGGAGAAGCCTAAGGAGAAACCCAAAGAGCCCGAGAAACCTAAAGAGAAACCCAAAGAGCCCGAGAAGCTAAAGGTAGCTCCACCTGCGGTGATCGTTAACCCGTGTTGTATGGAATGTTACGGACGGCATCCTGGTGGTCCCTGCCAAACTGGGTATGGTTACGGTGGACCTGCCCCTTACATAGAGTACGATGGCTACTATGGAAGGCCGGTCTATGATAGTTACGGCGGTGGGAGGAACTATACTACTAGTTACTGCGTGACCCGCCCCGATTGTTTCAGTGAAGAAAATCCCCAAGCGTGCGCCATCATGTAA
- the LOC133730019 gene encoding pentatricopeptide repeat-containing protein At4g16390, chloroplastic, producing MAYHVSSTPSSLFHNRHTLSHSLSSSSRKLRPTNSDIHTFNLTFPTLHSRISLQINHVSLQETQSPDVPSPDGNSSSSSSSKSYIWVNPSSPRASQLRKKSYDSRYASLVKAAESLNSTGLSESDVIGILKGLGDRVLEQDAVVVLNNMVNPENALLVLNYFQQRFKPKREVVLYNVTLKVFRKCKDLERAEKLFYEILERGVKPDNVTFSTMISCARMCYLPDKAVEWFEKMPTFGCNPDDVTYSAMIDAYGRAGNVDKAFSLYDRARTEKWRIDPVTFATLIKIHGQSGNYDGCLNVYEEMKAIGVKPNMVIYNTLLDAMGRAKRPWQAKKIFREMISKGSSPNWVTYASLLRAFGRARYGDDALNVYKEMKEKGMELNVILYNTLLSMCADIGYTDQAIEIFKDMKSSETWKPDSWTFSSMITIYSCSGKVSEAERTLNEMVEAGFQPNIFILTSLIQCYGKAKRTDDVVRSFNQLLELGITPDERFCGCLLNVMTQTPKDELSKLTDCIERGNEKLGYVVRLLVEKQDSSENFRKEASELFNSVGSDVKKAYCNCLIDLCVNLDLLERACELLDLGLTLEIYTDIQSRSPTQWSLYLKGLSLGAALTALHVWINDLSRSLESGEELPPLLGINTGHGKHKYSDKGLASVFESHLKEVDAPFHEAPDKVGWFLTTKVAVTSWLESRRSPQVVAA from the coding sequence ATGGCTTATCATGTATCCTCCACACCCTCTTCGCTCTTCCATAACCGCCAcaccctctctcactctctctcttcctcctctagaAAGCTCAGGCCAACTAACTCTGATATTCACACCTTCAATCTCACCTTCCCTACACTTCACTCCAGAATTTCTCTCCAAATAAACCATGTTTCTTTACAAGAAACCCAGAGTCCAGATGTCCCAAGCCCAGATGGAAATTCCTCGTCCTCGTCCTCGTCCAAAAGCTATATCTGGGTCAATCCCAGCAGCCCCAGAGCTTCACAGCTCAGGAAGAAATCCTACGATTCCAGGTATGCTTCTTTAGTCAAAGCAGCTGAGTCCTTGAACTCTACTGGTCTAAGTGAAAGTGATGTTATTGGTATTTTAAAGGGTTTAGGTGACAGGGTTTTGGAACAAGATGCCGTGGTTGTTCTCAATAATATGGTTAATCCCGAAAATGCGTTGCTTGTTCTCAACTACTTTCAGCAGAGGTTTAAACCAAAGAGGGAAGTGGTTCTCTATAATGTGACCTTGAAAGTTTTTAGGAAGTGTAAGGATTTGGAGAGAGCAGAGAAGCTGTTTTATGAGATACTTGAGAGAGGTGTTAAACCTGATAATGTTACATTTTCGACTATGATTAGCTGTGCTAGGATGTGTTATCTGCCTGATAAGGCTGTGGAGTGGTTTGAGAAGATGCCTACTTTTGGGTGTAATCCCGATGATGTTACCTATTCGGCTATGATTGACGCATATGGGCGTGCCGGTAATGTTGACAAGGCTTTTAGCTTGTATGACCGCGCTAGGACAGAGAAGTGGCGCATTGATCCAGTGACATTTGCAACGTTGATTAAGATTCACGGGCAATCGGGGAATTATGATGGGTGCTTGAATGTTTACGAGGAAATGAAGGCTATTGGGGTGAAGCCGAACATGGTTATTTATAATACTTTGTTGGATGCTATGGGAAGAGCTAAGAGGCCTTGGCAGGCCAAGAAAATTTTCCGAGAGATGATCAGCAAGGGGTCTTCGCCAAATTGGGTGACCTATGCATCTCTGCTACGGGCCTTTGGTAGAGCTCGCTATGGTGATGATGCTCTCAATGTGTACAAGGAGATGAAGGAGAAGGGAATGGAGTTGAATGTCATTCTCTACAACACCCTTTTGTCTATGTGTGCTGATATTGGCTACACTGATCAAGCTATTGAGATTTTCAAAGACATGAAGAGTTCCGAAACTTGGAAGCCTGATAGTTGGACATTTTCATCCATGATTACCATATATTCCTGTAGCGGGAAAGTCTCAGAGGCAGAGAGGACGTTGAATGAGATGGTGGAAGCTGGTTTCCAGCCTAATATCTTTATTTTGACATCTCTAATACAATGCTATGGGAAGGCCAAGCGTACTGATGATGTTGTCAGGTCATTCAATCAACTACTAGAATTGGGCATAACTCCTGATGAGCGTTTCTGTGGTTGTCTCCTGAATGTGATGACCCAAACACCAAAGGATGAACTATCTAAGCTGACTGATTGCATTGAGCGGGGTAATGAGAAGCTTGGATATGTTGTAAGACTTCTGGTAGAGAAGCAAGACAGTAGTGAAAACTTCAGGAAGGAAGCATCAGAACTTTTTAATTCAGTTGGTTCCGATGTAAAGAAGGCCTACTGCAATTGCTTGATTGATCTTTGTGTGAACCTCGATCTCTTGGAGAGAGCCTGTGAGCTTCTAGACCTGGGGCTTACACTTGAGATATACACAGATATACAGTCAAGGTCTCCAACCCAATGGTCTCTGTATCTCAAGGGTCTCTCTCTTGGGGCAGCCCTTACTGCATTACATGTTTGGATTAATGACTTGTCTCGTTCGCTGGAATCTGGGGAGGAGCTTCCACCTCTGCTTGGAATTAATACCGGACATGGCAAACATAAATATTCAGACAAAGGTCTAGCGAGTGTGTTCGAGTCACATTTGAAGGAAGTAGATGCTCCGTTCCATGAGGCCCCAGACAAGGTTGGCTGGTTTTTGACTACCAAGGTTGCAGTGACGTCATGGTTGGAGTCTAGAAGGTCACCACAAGTAGTTGCTGCTTAG